In Pocillopora verrucosa isolate sample1 chromosome 13, ASM3666991v2, whole genome shotgun sequence, one genomic interval encodes:
- the LOC131797459 gene encoding myb-like protein X isoform X1, with translation MAAALDPDEVLCSSKGRDNFQRLARLLISGGTVLMREAFDIKCPPSNLSTILQNPATKKLLKAAKLTKPQRNCLYPSPGMFGKSTDFDITLLFRLLRTICGLAPPVTGWDALPASTDDSLEADLTRIKYYRNSLYGHVNENMEISDDEFLVYWREISEALVRIAGQISLAKAKEWKDAIDTFLKDPLTEEDKRHEQELRRWYQNDTEVKEYMEKVEFSIKHLIKEAQSFRKEVRGEAQDIKDELGRKVEFTGQEVQRLGQDIKDELGVKVESTAQEVLRLAQEVRREAQDIKDELGGKVESTVQEVQRLRQEFRDRLNVIGRHVSPAGVNIPMLMDCETIPDPHLRLETSGTVVIASQGTKPCGDEPVVPRTSKGKFENTQNTQAGSHEMVATKVKRKAVEPAATAGPSQAGTSEAVEITLNQTIKITLVRSEVINRDDFHSEELTSKEDIPEEIMTEQGSSEVTNRDDYDSEELSSEEGIPEEIMTEQGSLEVTNRDDCHSEEFRPEEDIPEEIMIEHESSEVTNRDDYDSEEFRSEEEFPEEIMIEHESSEVTNRDDYHSEELGSEEDIPVEIIAEDNYSEHSSREDDIPYEGDFEDDIYDVIIGAEVTAERETPDYASERDDIPEEIVTEGDASENMVDNKNDIIADEVREESIFPADYLLEIDIVTENKDDENYEDNCTEAVEIIEEAIYENEGCLDDFAIECQRISMINIPDVFQ, from the exons ATGGCTGCCGCTCTGGACCCAGACGAGGTGCTTTGTTCTTCAAAAGGGAGAGATAATTTTCAACGTCTGGCTCGGCTTTTGATAAGTGGAGGTACTGTGCTAATGAGGGAGGCTTTTGACATCAAATGTCCACCAAGTAATCTGTCCACAATACTTCAGAATCCAGCCACGAAGAAGCTACTTAAGGCAGCAAAGCTCACAAAACCACAGAGGAACTGTCTGTACCCTTCCCCAGGAATGTTTGGAAAGTCAACAGACTTTGATATAACTCTCCTTTTCCGGTTGCTGAGGACAATATGCGGCCTTGCCCCTCCTGTCACGGGCTGGGATGCGCTACCGGCAAGTACAGATGACAGTTTAGAGGCAGATTTAACTAGAATCAAATATTACCGCAATTCGCTATATGGTCATGTGAACGAGAACATGGAAATCTCAGATGACGAGTTTTTAGTTTACTGGAGAGAAATCAGCGAGGCTCTGGTGAGAATCGCGGGTCAAATCAGCCTTGCAAAGGCAAAAGAATGGAAGGATGCTattgatacatttttaaaagatcCCCTTACAGAGGAAGACAAGAGACATGAGCAGGAATTGCGGCGCTGGTACCAGAATGATACAGAAGTAAAGGAATACATGGAAAAAGTAGAATTTTCGATAAAACATTTGATAAAAGAGGCTCAATCCTTTAGAAAAGAGGTTCGAGGAGAAGCCCAAGATATTAAAGATGAGCTCGGAAGGAAAGTAGAATTTACAGGCCAAGAGGTGCAACGCTTAGGACAAGACATCAAAGATGAGCTCGGAGTGAAAGTAGAATCTACAGCCCAAGAAGTGCTGCGCCTAGCACAAGAAGTTCGAAGAGAAGCCCAAGACATCAAAGATGAGCTCGGGGGGAAAGTTGAATCTACAGTCCAAGAGGTGCAGCGCTTGAGGCAAGAGTTTCGAGATCGATTAAACGTGATTGGCCGACACGTTTCCCCAGCTGGAG TTAACATTCCAATGTTGATGGATTGTGAGACCATCCCAGACCCTCATCTGCGACTTGAGACATCAGGGACAGTGGTTATAGCCAGTCAGGGTACCAAGCCTTGTGGGGACGAGCCGGTAGTTCCTAGAACgtcaaaaggaaagtttgaaaacaCACAGAATACCCAGGCAGGAAGCCACGAGATGGTAGCTACTAAAGTTAAGCGTAAGGCAGTGGAACCTGCTGCAACCGCTGGTCCATCACAGGCTGGAACATCAGAAGCCGTTGAGATAACCCTAAACCAAACCATAAAAATTACATTAGTGAGGTCAGAGGTCATTAATCGAGATGATTTCCATTCAGAGGAACTCACCTCAAAGGAAGATATTCCGGAAGAGATTATGACAGAGCAGGGAAGTTCAGAGGTCACCAATCGAGATGATTACGATTCAGAGGAACTCAGCTCAGAGGAAGGAATTCCGGAAGAGATTATGACAGAGCAGGGAAGTTTAGAGGTCACCAATCGAGACGATTGCCATTCAGAGGAATTCCGCCCAGAGGAAGATATCCCGGAAGAGATAATGATAGAGCATGAAAGTTCAGAGGTCACCAATCGAGATGATTACGATTCAGAGGAATTCCGCTCAGAGGAAGAATTTCCGGAAGAGATAATGATAGAGCACGAAAGTTCAGAGGTCACCAATCGAGATGATTACCATTCAGAGGAACTCGGCTCAGAGGAAGATATTCCGGTAGAGATCATTGCAGAGGACAACTATTCAGAGCATTCTAGTAGAGAAGACGATATCCCATATGAGGGGGATTTTGAGGATGACATTTATGACGTAATCATCGGAGCGGAAGTCACTGCTGAGAGAGAAACACCAGACTATGCGTCTGAAAGAGACGACATTCCAGAAGAGATCGTTACTGAGGGAGATGCCTCAGAAAACATGGttgacaataaaaatgataTCATAGCTGATGAGGTCAGGGAAGAAAGTATCTTCCCAGCTGATTATTTATTAGAAATTGACATAGTCACAGAGAACAAAGATGACGAAAATTATGAAGACAATTGTACAGAGGCTGTGGAAATTATTGAAGAAGCCATCTATGAAAATGAAGGTTGTTTGGACGATTTCGCCATTGAATGCCAGCGGATTTCAATGATTAACATTCCAGATGTTTTTCAATGA
- the LOC131797459 gene encoding E3 ubiquitin-protein ligase DZIP3-like isoform X2, giving the protein MAAALDPDEVLCSSKGRDNFQRLARLLISGGTVLMREAFDIKCPPSNLSTILQNPATKKLLKAAKLTKPQRNCLYPSPGMFGKSTDFDITLLFRLLRTICGLAPPVTGWDALPASTDDSLEADLTRIKYYRNSLYGHVNENMEISDDEFLVYWREISEALVRIAGQISLAKAKEWKDAIDTFLKDPLTEEDKRHEQELRRWYQNDTEVKEYMEKVEFSIKHLIKEAQSFRKEVRGEAQDIKDELGRKVEFTGQEVQRLGQDIKDELGVKVESTAQEVLRLAQEVRREAQDIKDELGGKVESTVQEVQRLRQEFRDRLNVIGRHVSPAGEVTNRDDYDSEELSSEEGIPEEIMTEQGSLEVTNRDDCHSEEFRPEEDIPEEIMIEHESSEVTNRDDYDSEEFRSEEEFPEEIMIEHESSEVTNRDDYHSEELGSEEDIPVEIIAEDNYSEHSSREDDIPYEGDFEDDIYDVIIGAEVTAERETPDYASERDDIPEEIVTEGDASENMVDNKNDIIADEVREESIFPADYLLEIDIVTENKDDENYEDNCTEAVEIIEEAIYENEGCLDDFAIECQRISMINIPDVFQ; this is encoded by the exons ATGGCTGCCGCTCTGGACCCAGACGAGGTGCTTTGTTCTTCAAAAGGGAGAGATAATTTTCAACGTCTGGCTCGGCTTTTGATAAGTGGAGGTACTGTGCTAATGAGGGAGGCTTTTGACATCAAATGTCCACCAAGTAATCTGTCCACAATACTTCAGAATCCAGCCACGAAGAAGCTACTTAAGGCAGCAAAGCTCACAAAACCACAGAGGAACTGTCTGTACCCTTCCCCAGGAATGTTTGGAAAGTCAACAGACTTTGATATAACTCTCCTTTTCCGGTTGCTGAGGACAATATGCGGCCTTGCCCCTCCTGTCACGGGCTGGGATGCGCTACCGGCAAGTACAGATGACAGTTTAGAGGCAGATTTAACTAGAATCAAATATTACCGCAATTCGCTATATGGTCATGTGAACGAGAACATGGAAATCTCAGATGACGAGTTTTTAGTTTACTGGAGAGAAATCAGCGAGGCTCTGGTGAGAATCGCGGGTCAAATCAGCCTTGCAAAGGCAAAAGAATGGAAGGATGCTattgatacatttttaaaagatcCCCTTACAGAGGAAGACAAGAGACATGAGCAGGAATTGCGGCGCTGGTACCAGAATGATACAGAAGTAAAGGAATACATGGAAAAAGTAGAATTTTCGATAAAACATTTGATAAAAGAGGCTCAATCCTTTAGAAAAGAGGTTCGAGGAGAAGCCCAAGATATTAAAGATGAGCTCGGAAGGAAAGTAGAATTTACAGGCCAAGAGGTGCAACGCTTAGGACAAGACATCAAAGATGAGCTCGGAGTGAAAGTAGAATCTACAGCCCAAGAAGTGCTGCGCCTAGCACAAGAAGTTCGAAGAGAAGCCCAAGACATCAAAGATGAGCTCGGGGGGAAAGTTGAATCTACAGTCCAAGAGGTGCAGCGCTTGAGGCAAGAGTTTCGAGATCGATTAAACGTGATTGGCCGACACGTTTCCCCAGCTGGAG AGGTCACCAATCGAGATGATTACGATTCAGAGGAACTCAGCTCAGAGGAAGGAATTCCGGAAGAGATTATGACAGAGCAGGGAAGTTTAGAGGTCACCAATCGAGACGATTGCCATTCAGAGGAATTCCGCCCAGAGGAAGATATCCCGGAAGAGATAATGATAGAGCATGAAAGTTCAGAGGTCACCAATCGAGATGATTACGATTCAGAGGAATTCCGCTCAGAGGAAGAATTTCCGGAAGAGATAATGATAGAGCACGAAAGTTCAGAGGTCACCAATCGAGATGATTACCATTCAGAGGAACTCGGCTCAGAGGAAGATATTCCGGTAGAGATCATTGCAGAGGACAACTATTCAGAGCATTCTAGTAGAGAAGACGATATCCCATATGAGGGGGATTTTGAGGATGACATTTATGACGTAATCATCGGAGCGGAAGTCACTGCTGAGAGAGAAACACCAGACTATGCGTCTGAAAGAGACGACATTCCAGAAGAGATCGTTACTGAGGGAGATGCCTCAGAAAACATGGttgacaataaaaatgataTCATAGCTGATGAGGTCAGGGAAGAAAGTATCTTCCCAGCTGATTATTTATTAGAAATTGACATAGTCACAGAGAACAAAGATGACGAAAATTATGAAGACAATTGTACAGAGGCTGTGGAAATTATTGAAGAAGCCATCTATGAAAATGAAGGTTGTTTGGACGATTTCGCCATTGAATGCCAGCGGATTTCAATGATTAACATTCCAGATGTTTTTCAATGA